Proteins encoded by one window of Halobaculum halobium:
- a CDS encoding DUF7503 family protein produces MSEDDATMSEWLANHPRMMGALFTLVLLLSSAGNALANATSTAGP; encoded by the coding sequence ATGTCCGAAGACGACGCCACAATGTCGGAATGGTTGGCTAACCACCCGCGGATGATGGGCGCGCTGTTCACGCTCGTGCTGTTGTTGTCGAGTGCCGGGAATGCTTTGGCAAATGCGACTTCTACTGCAGGTCCGTAG
- a CDS encoding multiprotein bridging factor aMBF1 yields MPQCEMCGAEKASLTTTKVEGAELELCSDCSDFGTEVRTESTSSTSTKYSTSSSSSSSSNSGSSGSSSSSSSSQRRRDMFDDMETVVGDYDERIRQARETTGMSQEDLAKDINEKASVIRKLERGDILPSDDVQQKLEKKLGISLVEGESVDDADWEGSSSGSMTLGDVVKRNDG; encoded by the coding sequence ATGCCCCAGTGTGAGATGTGCGGCGCGGAGAAGGCGTCGCTCACCACCACGAAAGTCGAGGGCGCGGAGCTGGAGCTGTGCTCCGACTGCTCCGACTTCGGCACCGAGGTCCGCACCGAGAGCACCTCCTCGACCTCGACGAAGTACTCCACTTCCTCGTCTTCGTCTTCCTCGTCGAACTCCGGGAGTTCCGGCTCCTCGTCATCCTCCTCGTCGTCGCAGCGCCGGCGCGACATGTTCGACGACATGGAGACGGTCGTCGGCGACTACGACGAGCGGATCCGACAGGCGCGCGAGACCACCGGCATGAGTCAAGAGGACCTCGCGAAGGACATCAACGAGAAGGCCTCCGTCATTCGGAAGCTGGAACGCGGAGACATCCTCCCCTCCGACGACGTCCAGCAGAAGCTCGAAAAGAAGCTCGGCATCTCGCTGGTCGAGGGCGAGTCCGTCGACGACGCCGACTGGGAGGGCTCCTCCTCGGGAAGCATGACTCTCGGCGACGTGGTCAAGCGCAACGACGGCTAA
- the tpiA gene encoding triose-phosphate isomerase: MTDSDTLILVNLKAYPCDPVEIAETCAAVADDTGARVAVAPQAAHLAAVADTGVETWAQHVSPVEHGSHTGSTLAEAVADAGATGTLINHSENRLKLADIDASLAAAERADLETCVCANNPAQSGAAAALGPDAVAVEPPELIGGDVSVASADPAIVEDSVAAVEAVDADVDLFCGAGVSTGEDVAAAGELGATGVLLASGVAKADDPEAVLRDLVSGV; encoded by the coding sequence GTGACCGACTCCGACACCCTGATCCTCGTCAACCTGAAGGCGTATCCGTGCGACCCCGTCGAGATCGCCGAGACGTGCGCGGCCGTCGCCGACGACACCGGCGCACGCGTCGCCGTCGCCCCCCAGGCGGCGCACCTCGCGGCCGTCGCCGACACCGGCGTCGAGACGTGGGCCCAACACGTTTCGCCCGTCGAACACGGCAGCCACACCGGTTCGACGCTCGCTGAGGCTGTCGCCGACGCGGGCGCCACCGGGACGCTGATCAACCACTCCGAGAACCGCCTGAAGCTGGCGGACATCGACGCCTCCCTCGCGGCCGCAGAACGCGCCGATCTGGAGACGTGCGTCTGCGCGAACAACCCCGCGCAGTCGGGCGCGGCCGCCGCGCTCGGTCCCGATGCCGTGGCCGTCGAACCGCCGGAACTCATCGGCGGCGACGTGTCGGTCGCGAGCGCTGACCCGGCCATCGTCGAGGACTCCGTCGCCGCCGTCGAGGCGGTCGACGCCGACGTGGACCTGTTCTGTGGCGCCGGCGTCTCGACCGGCGAAGACGTCGCCGCAGCCGGCGAGTTGGGCGCGACGGGCGTCCTCCTCGCCTCCGGCGTCGCGAAGGCGGACGACCCCGAGGCGGTGCTTCGCGATCTGGTCTCGGGAGTGTAA
- a CDS encoding fumarylacetoacetate hydrolase family protein, giving the protein MRYARIRDPAGTVRRGTYDEGVVAAGGETYDTTDDGVDLLAPCEPSKIVCVGRNYADHAEELGNDVPDRPLLFLKPPNAVADPNSTVTLPAGKDRVDHEAEIAFVIGQQARNVAAEDAMAYVAGFTCLDDVSNRDDQNKEQNWVRGKAFDGAAPIGPCIADPDHVPEDAAVELRVNGETKQSSSRDYFMFSIPDLVEEITTYMTLEPGDVVATGTPAGVGPLSDGDRVEVEVEGVGTLEHDVRQG; this is encoded by the coding sequence ATGCGCTACGCACGGATCCGCGACCCGGCAGGTACCGTTCGACGCGGCACGTACGACGAGGGCGTCGTCGCCGCGGGCGGTGAGACGTACGACACCACCGACGACGGCGTCGACCTGCTCGCTCCCTGTGAGCCGTCGAAGATCGTTTGCGTGGGACGCAACTACGCCGACCACGCGGAGGAGCTCGGCAACGACGTCCCCGACCGACCGCTGTTGTTCCTCAAGCCGCCGAACGCCGTCGCGGATCCGAACTCGACGGTCACGCTGCCGGCCGGGAAAGACCGGGTCGACCACGAGGCGGAGATCGCGTTCGTGATCGGTCAGCAGGCGCGAAACGTCGCCGCAGAAGACGCGATGGCGTACGTCGCGGGGTTCACCTGTCTCGACGACGTGTCGAATCGCGACGACCAGAACAAGGAGCAAAACTGGGTCCGCGGCAAGGCGTTCGACGGCGCCGCGCCGATCGGGCCCTGCATCGCCGACCCCGACCACGTCCCCGAGGACGCGGCCGTCGAACTCCGGGTGAACGGCGAGACGAAGCAGTCGTCCTCGCGCGACTACTTCATGTTCTCCATTCCCGACCTCGTCGAAGAGATCACGACGTACATGACGCTGGAACCGGGAGACGTTGTCGCGACCGGGACGCCCGCCGGCGTCGGTCCCCTCTCCGACGGCGATCGCGTCGAGGTCGAGGTCGAGGGCGTCGGGACCCTCGAACACGACGTTCGGCAAGGGTAG
- the malQ gene encoding 4-alpha-glucanotransferase gives MRFDRRSGVLLHPTALPGPHGIGDMGAGARSFIDFLDRGDQSIWQVCPLGPTVGVHGHSPYQTFSGFAGNPLLIDLTDLVDRGYLSEDEVDPDGATGVEFSPHEVNYDAVESFTLDRLRTAFDRVGEVAGDDALAAFADYREREADWLADYALFRALKAEFDGRLWTEWPEPVRTRDPEALADYRDDLADEVDFRAFCQWTFDRQWRDLRTYAADRGIEILGDLPIYVALDSADVWAAPEAFDLTDDGRPAAVAGVPPNMGDSGQRWGNPVYDWDRLAETGYGWWLDRLDRLFDMVEYARLDHFKGFDEFWAIPADSDDPADGEWREGPGDAFFEAVREEFGRLPFVAENLGFLDAESASLREAFDLPGMRVPQYADWCQQGHLYQPMHYPEDCVAYSSTHDTDTAVGYYESLDDRQRDCLHYNLGTDGVEIEWDLIEAVWNSEATLAVTTMQDLLGLDSHARFNTPGTTDGNWRWRATEAGLDDAVADRLARITDATVR, from the coding sequence ATGCGGTTCGACCGACGAAGCGGCGTCCTGCTCCACCCCACTGCGCTGCCCGGACCCCACGGGATCGGGGACATGGGCGCGGGCGCACGCTCGTTCATCGACTTTCTCGATCGTGGCGACCAGTCGATCTGGCAGGTGTGTCCCCTCGGGCCGACCGTCGGCGTCCACGGCCACTCCCCGTACCAGACGTTCTCCGGGTTCGCCGGGAATCCCCTGTTGATCGACCTCACCGACCTCGTGGACCGCGGGTATCTCTCCGAAGACGAGGTCGACCCCGACGGGGCGACCGGCGTCGAATTCTCCCCGCACGAGGTCAACTACGACGCCGTCGAATCGTTCACCCTCGACCGACTCCGGACGGCGTTCGACCGAGTCGGCGAGGTCGCGGGCGACGACGCGCTGGCGGCGTTCGCCGACTACCGCGAACGGGAGGCCGACTGGCTCGCGGACTACGCGCTGTTTCGCGCGCTCAAAGCCGAGTTCGACGGGCGGCTGTGGACGGAGTGGCCCGAGCCAGTCCGGACGCGCGACCCCGAGGCGCTGGCCGACTACCGCGACGACCTCGCCGACGAAGTCGACTTCCGGGCGTTCTGTCAGTGGACGTTCGACCGCCAGTGGCGCGACCTGCGCACGTACGCCGCCGACCGCGGGATCGAGATCCTCGGCGACCTGCCGATCTACGTCGCCCTCGACTCCGCGGACGTGTGGGCGGCGCCCGAGGCGTTCGATCTGACCGACGACGGCCGCCCCGCCGCCGTCGCGGGGGTCCCCCCGAACATGGGCGACTCCGGACAACGCTGGGGCAACCCGGTGTACGACTGGGACCGCCTCGCCGAAACCGGCTACGGGTGGTGGCTCGATCGGCTCGACCGGCTGTTCGACATGGTCGAGTACGCCCGCCTCGACCACTTCAAGGGGTTCGACGAGTTCTGGGCGATCCCGGCCGACAGCGACGACCCCGCCGATGGCGAGTGGCGCGAGGGGCCCGGCGACGCGTTCTTCGAGGCCGTGCGCGAGGAGTTCGGCCGCCTCCCCTTCGTCGCGGAGAACCTGGGCTTTCTCGACGCCGAGAGCGCGTCGCTGCGCGAGGCGTTCGACCTCCCGGGGATGCGCGTTCCGCAGTACGCGGATTGGTGCCAGCAGGGACACCTCTACCAGCCGATGCACTATCCCGAGGACTGCGTCGCATACTCGTCGACGCACGACACCGACACGGCCGTCGGCTACTACGAGTCGCTCGACGATCGACAGCGCGACTGCCTGCACTACAATCTCGGGACCGACGGCGTCGAGATCGAGTGGGACCTGATCGAGGCGGTGTGGAACTCGGAGGCGACGCTTGCCGTCACGACGATGCAAGACCTGCTCGGTCTCGACAGCCACGCCCGCTTCAACACCCCCGGGACGACCGACGGGAACTGGCGCTGGCGGGCGACCGAGGCCGGCCTCGACGACGCCGTCGCGGACAGGCTCGCGCGGATCACCGACGCGACCGTTCGGTGA
- a CDS encoding glycosyltransferase family 4 protein: MPYTVLMLGWGFPPNVTGGLDTAVGELFERLDDREGVEVELVLPAEYAPTGRDGIYGVPTGDGDIITRIGRLSGTFVERAADADIVHTNDWFGYNPGSRAQATHDVEWVTTFHSLSSDRNADPPEREKRTESRVVNRSDHLLAVSEFTARKIAHEYGGDAEVIYNGFSRVEPTGRDLKAELGIDGEMLFFVGRHTDQKGLAYLLYALPKLRRDDVTLVIGGTGHLTDQLRRFVELLGIGDRVEFVGYVPEEELGDYYASADLFVSPSLAEPFGITIVEALSVGTRVVAGPSGAAEVLPGDCLIEVEPNSDAIAEGIEYALSLDTPIEYEERTWDQVADEHVAFYERILSGGAPTDDRK, encoded by the coding sequence ATGCCGTACACGGTCCTGATGCTCGGGTGGGGATTTCCGCCGAACGTGACCGGGGGGCTGGACACGGCGGTCGGCGAGCTGTTCGAACGACTCGACGATCGCGAGGGCGTCGAGGTGGAACTGGTGTTGCCGGCGGAGTACGCTCCGACGGGACGCGACGGGATCTACGGCGTCCCGACCGGCGACGGTGACATCATCACCCGTATCGGCCGCCTCTCGGGGACGTTCGTCGAGCGCGCCGCCGACGCCGACATCGTCCACACGAACGACTGGTTCGGCTACAACCCCGGCTCGCGGGCGCAGGCGACCCACGACGTGGAGTGGGTGACGACGTTCCACTCGCTGTCGTCGGACCGCAACGCCGACCCCCCCGAGCGCGAGAAGCGCACCGAATCACGGGTGGTGAACCGCTCGGATCACCTGCTGGCGGTGAGCGAGTTCACCGCCCGGAAGATCGCCCACGAGTACGGCGGGGACGCCGAAGTCATCTACAACGGCTTCTCGCGGGTCGAACCGACCGGTCGTGACCTGAAGGCCGAGTTGGGAATCGACGGGGAGATGCTGTTCTTCGTCGGCCGCCACACCGATCAAAAGGGGCTGGCGTACCTGCTGTACGCGCTGCCGAAGCTCCGACGCGACGACGTGACGCTCGTCATCGGCGGCACGGGACACCTCACGGACCAACTGAGACGGTTCGTCGAGCTGCTCGGGATCGGCGATCGCGTCGAGTTCGTCGGCTACGTCCCCGAGGAGGAACTGGGCGACTACTACGCGAGCGCGGATCTCTTCGTCTCGCCGTCGCTCGCTGAGCCCTTCGGGATCACGATCGTCGAGGCGCTGTCGGTCGGCACGCGCGTCGTTGCCGGCCCCAGCGGCGCCGCCGAAGTGTTGCCCGGCGACTGCCTCATCGAAGTCGAGCCGAACTCCGACGCGATCGCCGAGGGCATCGAGTACGCGCTCTCGCTGGACACACCGATCGAGTACGAAGAACGGACCTGGGATCAGGTCGCCGACGAGCACGTCGCTTTCTACGAGCGGATCCTCAGCGGTGGAGCGCCCACCGACGACAGGAAGTGA
- a CDS encoding DUF7510 family protein translates to MADGRTVIVVTGDRDAAVVVESASGERVYLPPEDFDRSPESENGPRRDAYGSGSGTRPSDSPYQSVASDSPYQSATADSPYQSSDTSDSPYQRGGPASDRVGLEPTADGFRIIHPEPVTDFRLLR, encoded by the coding sequence ATCGCTGACGGCCGGACGGTGATCGTCGTCACGGGCGACCGCGACGCCGCGGTCGTCGTCGAGTCGGCGTCGGGCGAGCGGGTCTATCTCCCGCCCGAGGACTTCGATCGCTCGCCCGAATCCGAGAACGGCCCCCGACGGGACGCCTACGGGAGCGGTTCGGGGACCAGGCCGTCCGACAGCCCGTACCAATCGGTCGCCTCGGACAGCCCGTACCAGTCGGCGACCGCCGATAGTCCGTACCAGTCGTCAGACACGTCGGACAGTCCGTATCAGCGCGGGGGCCCCGCGTCCGACCGGGTCGGGCTGGAACCGACGGCGGACGGCTTTCGCATCATCCACCCTGAGCCCGTGACGGACTTCCGGCTGCTCAGGTGA